GATTGTGACGCCATTAAAAGCCGACGATGGTTTTTTTACCGTTGATGTTGAGGTTGCGAATTTTGAGCAAGGGCAGCTTGATAGTTATTTTGCTCGGGCTACTGAGACTCTGTTAGTGCGATTAACTGGTAACCCTGACGTTGTGATGCATCCAGTGGCTCGCCAACTCATTTCTCAGGCCCGTGCGTCTGTTAGAAACTATCAATTGGTTAACCGTCAGATTGAGGGTGTGGTGCTAGGGCAAGACGTGCGCGTCGAATTTAACAGTACCCGTGTCATCAATCAGTTACAACAAGCCGAGATTCCTATTTGGCCACAAGTGCAGCGGCCTCAAATATTAGTGGTGGGTGATTGGTTGCAGCGCGGGTTGCGTGCTGAATTTTCTCAAGAAGGTTTTGGGTTTCGGCCTGATCTCGACTTTAGGCCATACCCTAATGCGATTGGTTTGTCTCAGCACTATCTTGCAAACTTAATGGCTTATCGAGCCAATAATCTAGTACCCGTTCCAGCCAAATTGTCTGAAGAACAGATTCGTGATTTGCAGCGTGAATTTGAATCGAAAAGTCATTTGCTAACATTGTCCGCTCAGGTGGTTGGAGACATTGTGCAGGTTCGTGGCCAGTTTTATGAATTGGAG
This Thiomicrospira cyclica ALM1 DNA region includes the following protein-coding sequences:
- a CDS encoding DUF2066 domain-containing protein, which translates into the protein MRSLRNKTWPAGLFLVLVALIVTPLKADDGFFTVDVEVANFEQGQLDSYFARATETLLVRLTGNPDVVMHPVARQLISQARASVRNYQLVNRQIEGVVLGQDVRVEFNSTRVINQLQQAEIPIWPQVQRPQILVVGDWLQRGLRAEFSQEGFGFRPDLDFRPYPNAIGLSQHYLANLMAYRANNLVPVPAKLSEEQIRDLQREFESKSHLLTLSAQVVGDIVQVRGQFYELESGDLLWEQVALGEAFHELVYEVFERVLREESARYYATLDLVTELWVEVDEIPNAELLTEFERVLVGNRLIFEQVRLIQIDGRAASFAVRYRGDARTAIRAIEMAVPLTLMVDDLALGYVRYQYNYSN